Sequence from the Pseudomonas sp. LS.1a genome:
AGCCGCCGTGCAACATAAAGGTCGATCAGGTACCGGGCAATCGAACGCCCGGCCGGCAGCGGCGGCAGGTCGTGGACGCTGAACCACCTGGCGTCCTCGATCTCGTCCGGCTGCATGACGATATCGCCGCCGGCATACTCGGCATGGAAGCCCAGCATCATCGAATGCGGGAACGGCCAGCACTGGCTGCCGACGTACTGGATGTTCTGCACCTCCACCGCCACTTCTTCACGCACTTCGCGCACCAGGCAGTCCTCGGCCGACTCGCCCGGTTCGGCGAAGCCTGCCAACGTGCTGTATACCCCGGTGACGAAACGCGGCGAGCGCGCCAGCAGGATTTCGTCGCCACGGGTCACCAGCACGATCATGCTCGGTGAAATGCGCGGGTAGCTGCGCAGGTCGCAGGGCTGGCAGTACATTGCCCGCTCCCAGCGAATCTGCGTCATCGCCTGGCCGCAGCTGCCGCAGAAGCGGTGCTCACGGGCCCAGGTGCCGATCTGTGCGGCATAGCCCAGCACTGTGTAGGTATCGAAGTCACCTTCGAGCATGAACGCGCGCAATCCTCGCCAGGCGCAACCGGGCACGTCGGTGGCGCTGCGCAGCTCCAGCAGGAACACCGGCTGGCCGTCGAAGTGGCCAATGCCGTGCTCGCACAACACATCGAGGTCCTGGCGCTTGAGCCAGTCGCGGGGGAACAGCGCGCCGTTGTCGTCCACCAGGAACCCTTCCGGGCTGCGGGCCACGGCCAGCCCCCCGGTGATCTGCGGGTCGAGTACTGCGGTAGTCCAGCGTGCTGACATGTCGGGGGGTTCCTTTACTGCGCGTCCCCCGGCCTGATCAGTCGGCGAACGTCGGTTTCTGTTTGCTCATGTGCGCCGCCACTGCCACGCGCAGGTCTTCGGACTGCAGCATCGCGGCGTTCCAGGTGGCGATGTACTCCAGGCCATCGTCGATGCGATGGTCACGCATGTAGCTGAGCATTTCCTTGGTGCCGGCCACGGCGATCGGCGATTTTGCGGCAATCTCGCGGGCGATGGCAAAGACCCCGTCCATCAGCGCGGCCTGATCATCATAGACCCGGTTGACCAGGCCAATGCGCAGCGCCTCTTCGGCCTCGACATTGCGCCCGGTGAAGGCCAGCTCACGCATCATGCCGTCACCGATGATACGAGGCAAACGTTGCAGTGTGCCGACATCGGCGGCCATGCCCATGTCGATTTCCTTGATCGAGAACTGCGCGTCGCTGCTGCAGTAGCGCATGTCGCAGGCCGAGATAAGGTCGATGGCACCGCCAATGCAGTAACCCTGCACCGCTGCCAGTACCGGCTTGCGGCATTTGTCCACGGCATTGAACGACGCCTGCAGGCGCAAGATGGTGCTGCGCAGGAAGCGCGCATTGCGGCCCACGTCCTTGCCCATCTGCCCGGCCAGCGAGGCCAGCATCATCAGGTCGATACCGGCGGAAAAATGCTTGCCGGCACCGCTGATCACCACCACCCGCACCGCGTCGGTGTCATCGACCCACTGGAAGATGTCGGTGATCTCCTCCCAGAAGGCCGCATTCATCGCATTGACCTTTTCCGGGCGGTTGATCTGAACATGGGCAATGCTGTCGGTCAGTTCGACCTTGAATGCGCTGTACTCGGTCACGGGCGGCACTCCTGCGGGTGAAGGGTTCATGGCACGGATGGTAACCCAGCCCGATGACCGCACTTGTGCCAAAAACGGGACTTTACGCCTTGCCTAAGACGCGCTGATCCGGCACCGTGCGCCATCGCCGAATCATAAGGATACAAATTCATGTCGCGCTCCCTGACCGGCGCCCTCGCCCACAGCTTTCTGGGCCAGTCGCCGCTTTGGTACAAGGCAGTCATCTGCCTGTTCCTGGTGCTCAACCCGCTGCTGCTGACCGTTGGCCCGGTCGCGGCCGGCTGGGCACTGGTGCTCGAATTCATCTTCACCCTGGGCATGGCCCTGAAGTGCTACCCGCTGATGCCCGGCGGCCTGCTGCTGGTCGAAGCCCTGTTGTTGCAGATGACCACCCCGCAAACCCTGTACGAAGAGTTGCAGCACAACTTCCCGGTGATCCTGCTGCTGATGTTCATGGTTGCGGGCATCCACTTCATGAAGGAACTGCTGCTGTTCCTGTTCTCGCGCATTTTGCTGGGGGTGCGTTCGAAGGCGACCCTGGCGTTGCTGTTCTGCGTGCTGTCGGCATTCCTCTCAGCGTTTCTCGATGCGCTGACCGTGACCGCCGTGATCATCAGCGCCGCGGTCGGCTTCTATGCGGTCTACCACCGCGTCACCTCCGGGGCCAACCCGCGCGAAGACGGTGCACTGGACAGCGACCAGCAGATCGCACAGTTGCACCGTGAAGACCTCGACCAGTTCCGCGCCTTCCTGCGCAGCCTGCTGATGCATGGCGCGGTGGGTACCGCCCTGGGCGGCGTGTGTACGCTGGTGGGCGAGCCGCAGAACCTGCTGATTGGCCACGAAATGGGCTGGCACTTTGCCGATTTCTTCCTGAAGGTGGCACCGGTGTCGCTGCCGGTGCTGGGCGCCGGCCTGCTGACCTGCGTGCTGCTGGAGAAGCTGCGCCTGTTCGGCTATGGCACGCTGATGCCCGAGCCAGTGCGCCAGGTGCTGGCCGCCTACGCCGCCGAGGACGATGCTGCGCGCACCACGGCCCAACGCATTGCGCTGTGGGTGCAAGGGTTCGCCGCACTGATCCTGATCGTCTGCCTGGGGCTGCACGTTGCCGAGGTCGGCCTGATCGGCCTGATGGTGATCGTGCTGATCACGGCCTTTACCGGCATCACTGACGAACACCGCCTGGGCCGTGCCTTCCAGGACGCCATGCCGTTCACCGCATTGCTGGTGGTGTTCTTTGCCGTGGTGGCGGTGATTCATCAACAGCAGCTGTTCAGCCCGTTGATTGCCTGGGTGCTGGCGCTGCCGGCCGAGCAGCAGCCGGGCATGCTGTACCTGGCCAACGGCCTGCTGTCGGCGATCAGCGACAACGTATTCGTCGCCACTATCTACATCACCGAGGTGAAGCAGGCGTTCCTCAATGGCGGCATGAGCCGTGAGCATTTCGAGACGCTGGCGGTGGCAATCAACACCGGTACCAACCTGCCCAGTGTGGCGACACCGAATGGGCAGGCGGCGTTCCTGTTCCTGCTGACGTCGGCGATTGCACCGCTGATCCGGCTGTCGTATGGGCGGATGGTGTGGATGGCCTTGCCCTATACCGTAGTGATGGGTGGCCTGGGGTGGTGGGCGGTGACCTACTGGCTGTGATGTAGCCTGTACCGGCCTCTTCGCGGGTGAACCCGCTCCCACAGGTACTGCACAGCCTGCGAAACTGTGGAGTTCCTGTGGGAGCGGGTTTACCCGCGAAAGGGCCAGTGCAGACCACTCAAACAGCCCTGTCGATTCTGCTGCCTGCCATTCGACTATCCCATGCCCACAGCCACCCCGGCTGCCAACAGGAGAGTCCCCATGCGCAAACTCATCGTAGCCGCCTTCATCAGCCTCGACGGTGTCATGCAGGCCCCCGGCGGCCCGCAGGAAGACACCAGCGGCGGCTTCACCTACGGCGGCTGGATCGTGCCGTATGCAGAGGAAGTCTTCGGCCAGGCCATGCAGGCCCTGTTCAGCGAGCCCTTCGAACTGCTACTGGGCCGGCGCACCTACGACATCTTCGCCGGCTACTGGCCTGACATCAAAGACAGCTCGGAAGACTTCTCCATCGCCAACCTGTTCAACAGCGTGCCCAAGCACGTGGCCACCCACAACCCCTCAACCCTCGACTGGCACAACAGCCATGCCCTGGGCGCGGACATCACCGCAGCGGTTCGCACGCTGAAACAGCAGGACGGCGCCAACCTGCTGACCCAGGGCAGCAGCGAACTGGTACAGCAACTGCTGGCGGCAGGCCTGGTCGATGAACTGCAACTGCTGATCCACCCGCTGCTGCTCGGCCACGGCAAACGCCTGTTCGGCGACGATGCGGCAGCGGCGGCCTTCACCCTGCAGCACTCGCAGGTTTCGCCCAAGGGCGTGGTCATCGCCCGCTACGTGCGCGCAGGCGAAGTGCAGACCGGTTCGTTCTGAAAGCTACAATCCCGTACAACTTTTGCCTCTCGCCCGCATCGAAACACAGGTAAGCCCCGTCCGTATCAAGGAGGTTCACCATGGCGCTACGCACCACGTTGCTGCTTTCCTGCATGACCCTGGCCCTGCTCGGCTGCGCCGGCAACGACCACCCGGCACCGCCGCGTACCCAGCAGGTCGACCTGCAACGTTACCAGGGCACCTGGTACGAACTCGCGCGGCTGCCGATGTTCTTCCAGCGCAACTGCGTGCAGTCCGAGGCGCACTACGGTCTGCGAGAGGACGGCCGCCTCGACGTGACCAACCGCTGCCAGGAAAAGGACGGCCAGTGGAACCAGGCCAAGGGCATCGCCGAAGCCCAGCAACCGGGTAGCACCGACAAGCTCTGGGTGCGCTTCGACAACTGGTTCAGCCGCCTTGCGCCCGGCCTGGCCAAGGGCGAGTACTGGGTGCTGTACCACGATCAGGACTACCGCGTGGCCTTGGTCGGCCACCCGAACCGCGAATACCTGTGGCTGCTTTCGCGCACGCCCGCGGTCACCGACCAACTGCGCGAGCAACTGCTGATGATCGCCCGTGAGCAAGGCTATGACACCAGCAAGCTCATCTGGCGACAGGCCGAGTAGGCAAACCTGGCGGGCCATCGACGACATGCGGCAATCCGGCTAAGGTGTGCGCCCCGTATCACCTCGAAGGAACGAGCCCGTTGAGTACCAAGCCGCCACAAGCACCTTGTATCCGCCTGATGCATATCGGCCCGCTGGTACAAGCGTCGCTGCCGGGCTGAAACAAGGAGCCAGACCATGGATTTGCTGTTCCTGGGCACCTCCGCCGGCGTGCCGACCAAGGCACGCAACGTCAGCGCCACCGCTGTGATCGAAGCCAGTGGCAGCCACTGGTACCTGGTCGACTGTGGCGAAGGCACCCAGCACCAACTGCTGCACACGCCGCTGTCGATCCGCGACCTGCGCGCCATCTTCATCACCCACGTGCACGGCGACCATTGCTTCGGCCTGCCGGGCCTGCTGGCTAGTGCCGGCATGAGCGGGCGCACCCAGCCGCTGGACCTTGTATTGCCCACCGCCCTGCACGACTGGGTGCGCCAGGGGCTGGTGGCCAGCGATACCTTCCTGCCGTTCGAACTGCGCCTGCTGGCCGTTGAAGACCTGGTGGAGTGGCGCAGTGAAGCCGTGCAGGTGACCAGCGTGCAGTTGTCGCACCGGGTGCCGAGCGTCGGCTTCGTGTTCACCGAACTCAACCCCGAACCGCGCCTGGACATCCCGCGTCTGGAAGCAAAAGGCATACCCCGTGGCCCGCTGTGGGGCGACCTGGCCAAGGGCCTGACGGTGCAGCATGGCGGGCAGCTGCTGCACGGCAGTGATTACTTGCGCCCTTCGCGCCCGCCACGGCGGGTGATCGTGTGCGGCGACAACGACACCCCCGCGCTATTGGCCGATGCCGCCAGGGGGGCGGACGTGCTGGTACACGAAGCCACGTTCACCCAGGCGGTGGTCGAGCGCACGGGGGTCACCTTCGGCCACAGCACCGCGGCTGCGGTGGCACGCTTTGCCGAAGCTGCGGGCGTGCGCAACCTGGTACTGACGCACTTCAGCGCCCGCTACCAGCACGACTCACGGCGCAGCCCGAGCATCGACGATGTGCGTGCCGAGGCGTTGGCCCACTATAGCGGGCGGCTGGTTCTGGCGCAGGACCTGCAGCGTTATCACATTGGGCGCGATGGCCGTCTTGAGCCCGCGGGATGAATTGTGGAGCTCGCAGGTGCTCGCCACAACCCGCCGCTCCACTATGCCGCCAACCGCCCGCTGGCAATCGCCTCCGACGCCGCCAGCATCGCGCGCAGCAACACCGCGCAGCCCGCCGCCAGGTCCTCGGGCGTGGCGTTCTCGATCTCGTTATGGCTGATACCGTTCTCGCACGGCACGAAAATCATACCCGCCGGCCCCAGCTCGGCCAGGAAGATCGCGTCGTGCCCCGCCCCGCTGACGATGTCCATGTGCGGCAGGCCCAGCGCCTGCGCCGACTCGCGCACGGCATCGACACACCCTTGGTCGAAGTACAGCGCCGGGAAATCGGCCGTGGGTACCAGTTCGTAGCTCAGGCCATGCCTGGCACAGGTCGCCTCGATCACCGCGCGCACATCGGCAATCATCGCATCCAGTTGCTCACCCTCCAGATGACGGAAGTCCAGGGTCATGCGCACTTCGCCCGGGATCACGTTGCGCGAGCCCGGGTAGGCCTGCAGGCAACCCACCGTGCCACAGGCATGGGGCTGGTGACCGAGGGCAGTGTGGTTGACTGCCTCCACCACCGCCGCCGCACCGACCAAGGCGTCCTTGCGCAGGTGCATCGGCGTCGGGCCGGCATGGGCCTCGACACCGCGCAGGGTCAGGTCGAACCACTTCTGGCCCAATGCGCCCAGCACCACGCCGATGGTCCTGGCCTGATCTTCGAGGATCGGACCCTGCTCGATGTGCGCTTCAAAATAGGCCCCCACCGGGTGGCCTGATACAGCGCGCGGGCCGTCGTAGCCGATGGCGTTCAACGCCTCGCCAACGCTGACACCCTGGGCGTCACGCTTGGCCAGGGTTTCCTCCAGGGTGAACTTGCCGGCGAACACCCCCGAACCCATCATGCACGGCGCAAAGCGCGAACCTTCCTCGTTGGTCCACACCACCACTTCCAGCGGCGCTTCGGTTTCCACGCCCAGGTCATTGAGGGTGCGGATCACCTCCAGCCCGGCCATCACCCCGAAGCAGCCGTCGAACTTGCCACCGGTGGGTTGGGTGTCGATATGGCTGCCGGTCATCACCGGGGGCAGCTTGGGGTTACGCCCCGGGCGACGGGCGAAGATGTTGCCGACGGCGTCGATGCTGACCGAGCAACCGGCGGCCTCGCACCATTGCACGAACAGGTCGCGGGCCTGGCGATCGAGGTCGGTCAGGGCCAGGCGGCACACGCCGCCCTTGGCGGTGGCACCGAGGCGGGCCAGGTCCATCAGGGATCGCCACAGGCGGGTGCTGTCGATGTGGTGCTGGCTGGATTGCAGTACTTGTTGAGCTGGGGTCATGGGGTTTTCCTCAGGCATTTTTGTTGTCTGTGCCGGCCTCTTCGCGGGTAAACCCGCTCCCACAGGTACAGCGCAGGTCCCGAGGTCAGCGCTTTACCTGTGGGAGCGGGTTTACCCGCGAAGGAGCCAGCGCGGTCTCACGGCAAAGGCTTGGCCACCCGCGCCGGGCTGCGCGCCAGCACGCCGGCAAAGAGGTAATACAGCGCCCCGCCCAGCAGCGAACCGGTGAACCAGCCGTAGTCGTAGAACCAGCTGAAACTGCTGTTGCCAATGGCCATCACGGTCAGCGCCACCGGCAGCGCAAAGGCGGCAAACCCGGCCCGGTTCCATGCCGGGTACACGTCGTCGCGGTACAACCCGGCCAGGTCCAGCTTCTGCTGGCGGATCAGGAAGTAGTCCACCACCATGATCCCGGCGATCGGCCCCAGCAGGCTGGAATAGCCCAACAGCCAGTTGGAGTACACGCTCTCCAGGCTCAGGTCGGAGACGATCCAGCCCAGCTTCTTCAGCAACTCATGGCCCATCAGCGCCAGGCCGATGAAGCCGGTAAGCCACACCGCGCGGCTGCGCCCGATCAGGCGTGGGGCGATGTTCTGGAAGTCGTTGGTCGGCGACACGATGTTCGCCGCAGTGTTGGTCGACAGCGTGGCGATCACGATCAGCGCCATGGCCAGGGCCACCCAGAACGGGCTGTGGATCTTGCCGATCAGGCTGACCGGGTCGGACACGGTCTCGCCAACCAGCGACGCCGAGGCAGCGGTCAGCACCACGCCCAGCGCGGCGAACAGGAACATGGTCAGCGGCAAGCCGAAGATCTGCCCGAGAATCTGGTCCTTCTGGCTGCGGGCGTAGCGGCTGAAGTCGGGAATGTTCAGCGATAGCGTGGCCCAGAAACCGACCATGGCGGTAAGCCCGGCGCAGAAGTAGCCGAGCATGCTCGCCCCTTCCGGGCGCTTGGGCGGCTGGGCCAGCAGTTCGGTCATCGACATGTGCGGCAAGGCCCAGAACAGCAGGCCGACGCCCACTGCCACCAGCAGCGGCGCCGACAGCGTTTCGAGCCACTTGATCGACTCGGCGCCACGCAGCACCACCCACAGGTTCAGGCACCAGAAGATCATGAAGCCGATCACCTCGCCGGTGCCGCCCAGGGCCTTCCAGCCGTCGAACACCGAGCCGAGGAACAGGTGGATGGCCAGGCCGCCGAACATGGTCTGGATGCCGAACCAGCCACAGGCGACCACCGCGCGGATCAGGCATGGCACGTTGGAGCCGATAATGCCGAACGACGATCGCAGCAGCACCGGGAACGGGATGCCGTACTTGGTACCGGGGAAGGCGTTGAGGGTGAGCGGGATCAGCACGATCAGGTTGGCCAGCAGAATCGCCAGCAAGGCCTCGCCCACGCTGAGGCCGAAGTAGGCGGTGAGCACGCCGCCGAGGGTGTAGGTGGGCACGCAGATGGACATGCCCACCCACAGGGCGGTGATGTGCCATTTGTTCCAGGTGCGCTGGTGCACCTTGGTCGGGGCGATGTCGTGGTTGTAGCGCGGGCTGTCGAGGACATCGCTGCCCTCGGACAGCTCGAACAGGCCATCCTGCTCGACCACTTCCGATCTGCTCTGCTGCATGGGGCTTTCTCCAGATTTTCTTGTAGTTGTTTGCCCACCGGGCTATTGCGATGGCCGGAGTACACACGCTTTATGTGCTTGAAAATCTTGACCAGATTTTCATCTTGTCAAGTCAGTCAAAGTTTTCAAAAGCCCCATAGTCAGCGCCATAAAACAATTTAATCCTCTAATTTCAATCACTTAAAAACCACAAAATTAATGGGAAAATTTTCTTGATGAATCGAGGATCAGCATCTAGCCTCCAATCTTGTCAGGCCTGACAGGATTAACCACCCTGCCCGCCCTGTACCAAGAAAATTCCAAGAACCGGCCCAGACCGGTCAGCCTGCGAGGAAAACGGCATGTCCCTGTTGATCCGTGGCGCCACCGTGGTCACCCACGAAGAGAGTTACCCCGCCGATGTCCTGTGTGCCGATGGCCTGATCCGCGCCATCGGGCAAAACCTTGAACCACCCACCGACTGCGAGATCCTCGACGGCAGCGGCCAGTACCTGATGCCCGGCGGCATCGACCCGCACACCCATATGCAACTGCCGTTCATGGGCACGGTGGCCAGCGAGGACTTCTTCAGCGGCACCGCTGCGGGCCTGGCCGGTGGCACCACCTCGATCATCGACTTCGTCATCCCCAACCCGCAGCAGTCGTTGCTGGAGGCGTTCCACACCTGGCGCGGCTGGGCGCAGAAAAGCGCCAGCGACTATGGCTTCCATGTCGCCATTACCTGGTGGAGCGAGCAGGTGGCCGAAGAGATGGGCGAACTGGTGGCCAAACACGGGGTGAACAGCTTCAAGCACTTCATGGCCTACAAGAATGCGATCATGGCCGCCGACGACACCCTGGTGGCCAGTTTCGAGCGCTGCCTGCAACTGGGTGCGGTGCCCACCGTGCATGCCGAGAACGGCGAACTGGTGTACCACCTGCAGAAAAAACTGCTGGCCCAGGGCCTGACCGGGCCGGAAGCCCACCCGCTGTCACGCCCCTCCCAGGTCGAGGGCGAGGCGGCCAGCCGCGCCATCCGCATTGCCGAAACGCTGGGTACGCCGCTGTACCTGGTGCATGTTTCCAGCCGCGAAGCGCTGGATGAAATCGCCTATGCCAGGGGCAAGGGTCAACCGGTGTACGGCGAGGTCCTGCCCGGCCATCTGCTGCTGGATGACAGCGTCTACCGTGACCCGGACTGGGCCACCGCCGCAGGCTACGTGATGAGCCCACCGTTCCGCCCGCGCGAACACCAGGAGGCGCTGTGGCGCGGGCTGCAGTCGGGCAACCTGCACACCACCGCCACCGACCATTGCTGCTTCTGCGCCGAACAGAAAGCCATGGGCCGTGACGACTTCAGCCGTATCCCCAACGGCACTGCCGGCATCGAGGACCGCATGGCGGTGCTGTGGGATGCCGGGGTGAACAGCGGGCGCCTGTCGGTGCATGAGTTCGTCGCGCTGACCTCCACCAACACCGCGAAAATCTTCAACCTGTTCCCGCGCAAGGGCGCCATTCGTGTTGGCGCCGACGCCGACCTGGTGCTGTGGGACCCGCAAGGCACCCGTACCATCTCGGCCAAGACCCACCATCAGCAGGTGGACTTCAACATCTTCGAAGGCCGTACCGTGCGCGGCATCCCCAGCCACACCATCAGCCAGGGCAAGGTGCTCTGGGCCGATGGCGACCTGCGCGCGGAAAAGGGCGCGGGGCGGTATGTGGAGCGGCCGGCGTACCCGTCGGTGTATGAGGTGCTGGGGCGCAGGGCCGAAATGCAGCGGCCGACGCCCGTGCAGCGCTGAAGCCATTGGGGCTGCTGCGCAGCCCATCGCGCAGCGGCCCCGGAAACCACCGCAATGCTTGTCGCCTGCATCCATAAAAAATAGAGAGGCTACAACCGTGATCGACGCCCTGAACCACTTGCCGCGCCCCCGGGCCGGCGCCGACCAGCTGGCCGAGCGCTTCAGCGACCTGGCCCCACCCCTCACCGCCCGCCAGGCCGCCGTCGAAAGCGCACGCTGCCTGTATTGCTACGACGCCCCCTGCGTCAACGCCTGCCCCAGCGACATCGACATCCCGTCGTTCATCCACCGCATCAGCGACGAAAACCTGCAAGGCGCCGCCGAACGCATCCTCTCGGCCAACATCCTCGGCGGCAGTTGCGCCCGCGTCTGCCCCACCGAAATCCTTTGCCAGCAAGCCTGCGTGCGCAACAACGCGCAGGAATGCGCACCGGTGCTGATCGGCCAGCTGCAGCGCTATGCCCTGGACAACGCCCATTTCACCGAGCACCCGTTCCAGCGCTCGCCGGCCACCGGCAAGCGCGTCGCCGTGGTCGGCGCCGGCCCTGCCGGGCTGTCCTGCGCCCATCGCCTGGCCATGCACGGGCATGATGTGGTGGTGTTCGAGGCCTGCGACAAGGCCGGTGGCCTCAACGAGTATGGTATCGCCCGCTACAAGCTGGTGGACGACTACGCCCAGCGTGAAGTGGAGTTCCTGCTCGGCATCGGTGGCATCGAGATCCGCCATGGCCAGCGCCTGGGCAGCAACCTCGGCCTGGGTGAGCTGCGCGACCAGTACGACGCAGTGTTCCTCGGCCTCGGCCTGAATGCCGTGCGCCAGCTGGGCCTGCCGGATGAAGAAGCCCCCGGCCTGCTCGCCGCCACCAAATACATTCGCGAGCTGCGTCAGGCCGATGACCTGACGCAGCTGCCCCTGGCCGACCGCTGCCTGGTAATCGGCGCCGGCAACACCGCCATCGACATGGCCGTGCAGATGAGCCGCCTGGGTGCCCGCGACGTCAACCTGGTGTACCGCCGTGGCCATGCCGACATGGGTGCCACCGGCCACGAGCAGGACATCGCCAAGGCCAACCAGGTGCGCCTGCACACCTGGGCCCGCCCCGATGCCGTGCTGCTGGACGACACCGGCAAGGTGCGCGGCATGCGCTTTGCCCGCACCGAGCTGGCAGGCGGCCACCTGCGCGACACCGGCGAAACCTTCGAGCTGGCCGCCGATGCCATCTTCAAGGCCATCGGCCAACGCTTCGACGACGCCAGCCTCGGCGACCCGGTGGCCGCACAACTGGCACGCGACGGCGAGCGCATCCGCGTCGACGAAACGATGCAGACCAGCCTGCCAGGCGTATATGCCGGCGGCGACTGCACCGCCCTGGGCCAGGACCTGACCGTCCAGGCCGTGCAACACGGCAAGCTGGCCGCCGAAGCCATCCATGCCCAACTCATGCTCAACGTGGAGGCTGCGTAAATGGCCGACCTGTCCATCGAATTTGCCGGCATCAAGGCACCCAACCCCTTCTGGCTGGCCTCCGCACCGCCAACCGACAAGGCCTATAACGTGGTCCGCGCCTTCGAGGCCGGCTGGGGCGGCGTGGTGTGGAAGACCCTGGGCGAAGACCCGGCGGCGGTCAACGTGTCGTCACGCTATTCGGCGCACTATGGCCCCAACCGCCAGGTGCAGGGCATCAACAACATCGAGCTCATCACCGACCGCTCCCTGGACATCAACCTGCGCGAAATCACCCAGGTGAAGAAGGACTGGCCCGACCGCGCGCTGATCGTGTCGCTGATGGTGCCGTGCGAGGAGCAGTCCTGGAAGTTCATCCTGCCGCTGGTGGAAGCCACCGGGGCCGATGGCATCGAACTGAACTTCGGCTGCCCGCACGGCATGCCGGAGCGCGGCATGGGCGCGGCAGTCGGCCAGGTGCCGGAGTACGTGGAAATGGTTACCCGCTGGTGCAAGACGTACTGCTCGCTGCCGGTGATCGTCAAGCTCACGCCGAACATCACCGACATCCGCCAGTCGGCCCGCGCCGCGCATCGTGGCGGGGCCGATGCGGTGTCGTTGATCAATACCATCAACTCGATCACCAGCGTCGACCTCGACCGCATGGTCGCCCACCCCATCGTCGGTGACCAGAGCACCCATGGCGGTTACTGCGGTTCGGCAGTAAAGCCGATTGCCCTGAACATGGTGGCGGAAATCGCCCGCGACCCACAAACGCACGGCTTGCCGATCTGCGGCATTGGCGGCATCGGCAGCTGGCGTGATGCCGCCGAGTTCATGGCCCTGGGCAGTGGTGCCGTGCAGGTGTGCACGGCGGCCATGCTGCATGGCTTCCGCATTGTCGAGGACATGAAGGACGGCCTGGCGCGCTGGATGGACCAGCACGGGCACCGCAATATCGAGGCGTTCCGCGGCCAGGCGGTGGGGCATACCACCGACTGGAAGTACCTGGACATGAACTACAAGTCGGTGGCGCACATCGACCAGCAGGCATGCATTGGCTGCGGGCGCTGCCACATTGCCTGTGAGGATACCTCGCACCAGGCGATTGCCAGCACGCTGAAGGCGGATGGCACGCATGCCTACAACGTGATCGAGGAGGAATGCGTAGGCTGCAACCTGTGCCAGATCACCTGCCCGGTGGAGAGTTGCATCGAGATGGTGGCACAGGACACCGGCAAGCCGTACCTGAACTGGACGCAGGACCCGCGTAACCCCTACCGCGAGGCCAGCTGAAACCCATTGGGGCTGCTGCGCAGCCCTTCGCGGGTAAACCCGCTCCCACAGGGACCGCGCCGCTTGTGAGGGCAGCAAGACACCTGTGGGAGCGGGTTTACCCGCGAAGGGCCGCGCGGCGGCCCCGACCTCAAGGCTCCAGCCCGATCCCCCGCAAGATCACACTGGTCACCGTCTGCACGGCATTTTCAAAGGCCATGTCCGACAACGCCTCCCCGCCATTGAGCAATGCCACCTGGTAACCAAAGTCGGCATAGTGCTGGGTCGAAGCCCAGATCATGTACAACAGCGCCGACGGCTCCACCGGCAGGATGCGCCCCTCCTCCACCCAGCGGCGGATCTTGGCTTCCTTCAGCTTGGCCCAGGGCACCAGGCTTTCATCCAGGCTCACCCCCAGTACCGGCGCCCCGTGCAGCATCTCTTCGGCCCAAATCTTCGAACCCAGCGGCCGCGAGCGCGAATGGCCCATCTTCGCCCGGATGTAACTGGTCAGCACCACGCGCGGGTCGTC
This genomic interval carries:
- the preA gene encoding NAD-dependent dihydropyrimidine dehydrogenase subunit PreA, translating into MADLSIEFAGIKAPNPFWLASAPPTDKAYNVVRAFEAGWGGVVWKTLGEDPAAVNVSSRYSAHYGPNRQVQGINNIELITDRSLDINLREITQVKKDWPDRALIVSLMVPCEEQSWKFILPLVEATGADGIELNFGCPHGMPERGMGAAVGQVPEYVEMVTRWCKTYCSLPVIVKLTPNITDIRQSARAAHRGGADAVSLINTINSITSVDLDRMVAHPIVGDQSTHGGYCGSAVKPIALNMVAEIARDPQTHGLPICGIGGIGSWRDAAEFMALGSGAVQVCTAAMLHGFRIVEDMKDGLARWMDQHGHRNIEAFRGQAVGHTTDWKYLDMNYKSVAHIDQQACIGCGRCHIACEDTSHQAIASTLKADGTHAYNVIEEECVGCNLCQITCPVESCIEMVAQDTGKPYLNWTQDPRNPYREAS
- a CDS encoding TetR/AcrR family transcriptional regulator yields the protein MANHKIEIRRRNIEKILQAAEKVFAEKGYGATSMGDIAEQAELPRSNLHYYFSTKDDLFRAVLQDLLDVWKQDALCFENFDDPRVVLTSYIRAKMGHSRSRPLGSKIWAEEMLHGAPVLGVSLDESLVPWAKLKEAKIRRWVEEGRILPVEPSALLYMIWASTQHYADFGYQVALLNGGEALSDMAFENAVQTVTSVILRGIGLEP